From Shewanella psychrophila, a single genomic window includes:
- a CDS encoding GlcG/HbpS family heme-binding protein: MLTVNRLNQAEAKLIIEGAVDKAKSLGVPMCISVVDESGSLIAFERMDGGKIHSITLSHDKAFTAASARKATHEVNQACVPGHDNHLFGIHTAMGGRFCIVGGGLPITFDGKVIGGIGVSSGAPAQDLDCAQAGVDTFNQFASQ, from the coding sequence ATGTTAACCGTAAATCGATTAAATCAAGCGGAAGCAAAGCTGATTATAGAAGGTGCTGTTGATAAAGCTAAGTCGTTGGGAGTACCTATGTGTATCTCTGTTGTCGATGAATCCGGAAGTTTAATTGCCTTTGAGCGTATGGATGGCGGTAAAATACACAGTATTACCCTGTCTCATGATAAGGCATTCACCGCAGCATCGGCTCGTAAGGCGACTCATGAAGTCAATCAAGCCTGTGTCCCTGGACATGACAATCATCTTTTTGGCATCCATACTGCCATGGGAGGTCGTTTTTGTATCGTAGGAGGGGGGTTGCCCATTACATTTGATGGCAAGGTGATTGGGGGGATCGGGGTGAGTTCAGGTGCCCCTGCGCAAGATTTAGATTGTGCTCAAGCTGGAGTAGATACGTTTAATCAATTTGCTTCTCAATAG
- a CDS encoding IclR family transcriptional regulator, translated as MSSNSLEKTKTKTKTRIQVIDRAAMLLDAISRYSMPVTLKALSADTNLAPSTAFRILHSLIDNRFVERDAKGKYLLSGRLLRLSNYPNTNIDFRKVAIPYMEKLRDKFGETINLTTREGDVVIYIEKAIPNRMMHVQQIIGSRAPLHVTGVGKMMLGMEGQEGIKGYVQRTNLPAYTRKTFSSFDTLVNECTACVEQGYAFDNEEAEMGVGCIGVLLHDRYGEVVAGLSVSAPIERRKNEWVHDIIAAGKDLSAELGYVEEPASPG; from the coding sequence ATGAGCAGTAATAGTCTTGAAAAAACTAAAACTAAAACAAAAACTCGAATTCAAGTGATTGATAGAGCCGCGATGTTGTTAGATGCAATATCACGCTACTCCATGCCGGTCACACTTAAAGCCTTGAGTGCAGATACCAACTTAGCGCCTTCAACAGCCTTTCGTATACTGCACTCGTTAATCGATAATCGCTTTGTTGAAAGAGACGCCAAGGGTAAGTATTTATTAAGTGGCAGGCTCTTAAGGCTGAGTAATTACCCCAATACTAATATCGATTTTCGCAAAGTAGCCATACCCTATATGGAAAAATTACGGGATAAATTTGGTGAAACCATCAACCTCACGACACGTGAAGGTGATGTCGTCATTTACATTGAAAAAGCGATTCCAAATAGGATGATGCATGTGCAACAGATTATTGGTAGTCGGGCTCCCTTGCATGTTACTGGGGTCGGTAAGATGATGTTGGGCATGGAAGGTCAAGAAGGGATTAAAGGTTACGTTCAACGGACTAATTTGCCCGCCTATACACGTAAGACATTTTCATCATTCGATACGCTGGTGAATGAATGTACGGCCTGTGTCGAGCAAGGTTATGCTTTCGATAATGAAGAAGCTGAGATGGGGGTCGGTTGTATCGGTGTCTTGCTACATGACAGATACGGTGAAGTGGTTGCTGGTTTATCTGTGTCAGCTCCCATCGAGCGACGCAAGAATGAATGGGTACATGACATAATTGCAGCAGGTAAGGATTTATCTGCTGAGCTTGGTTATGTAGAAGAACCCGCTTCACCGGGTTAA
- the bhcB gene encoding beta-hydroxyaspartate dehydratase BhcB, producing MSSATEPTMYIPTYDDVLVAHERIKPFIHETPVLTSRFLNEKTGAELFFKCENLQKAAAFKVRGACNAVFGLTDEEAKIGVATHSSGNHALSLAYAAGQRGIEVTVVMPRTAPQAKKDAVIGYGGTIVECEPSTSSREAVFSEVVAQSGADFVHPYNDPRVIAGQATCSKELVNQVENLDIVIAPIGGGGMISGTCLTLSTIAPQINVYAAEPLNADDAARSLKAGYIIADDAPNTVADGLKVPLKDLTWHFVKNHVTDILTATEEEIVAAMKLIWMRMKLVVEPSSAVTLATILKNPEIFKGKRVGIIITGGNVDLDKLPWMDK from the coding sequence ATGAGTAGTGCAACCGAACCGACAATGTACATTCCAACCTATGATGATGTGCTAGTAGCTCATGAACGCATTAAACCCTTTATTCATGAAACACCAGTATTAACGTCTCGTTTTTTGAATGAAAAAACAGGTGCAGAGCTATTTTTTAAATGCGAAAACTTGCAAAAAGCAGCAGCATTTAAAGTACGTGGAGCCTGTAATGCAGTATTTGGCCTAACCGATGAAGAAGCTAAAATCGGTGTAGCTACCCATTCTTCAGGCAATCATGCGCTGTCTTTAGCCTATGCAGCAGGACAACGTGGCATTGAGGTAACCGTCGTGATGCCAAGAACCGCTCCTCAGGCTAAGAAGGATGCCGTGATAGGTTATGGCGGTACCATTGTCGAATGTGAGCCATCTACTAGCTCTCGTGAAGCCGTATTTAGCGAGGTGGTAGCACAATCCGGTGCAGACTTTGTTCACCCTTATAACGATCCACGAGTTATCGCTGGTCAAGCAACCTGCTCTAAAGAATTGGTCAATCAGGTTGAAAATTTAGATATTGTGATCGCCCCCATTGGTGGCGGAGGCATGATATCAGGAACCTGTCTCACTTTATCCACGATTGCCCCTCAGATTAACGTATACGCGGCAGAGCCCCTCAATGCCGATGATGCTGCGCGCTCATTAAAAGCTGGATACATCATCGCAGATGATGCCCCAAATACCGTCGCCGATGGCCTTAAAGTCCCCTTAAAAGATCTGACTTGGCACTTCGTAAAAAACCATGTGACCGATATTTTAACCGCTACCGAAGAAGAGATCGTGGCTGCGATGAAACTGATTTGGATGCGCATGAAACTGGTTGTAGAGCCTAGCAGTGCCGTTACTCTGGCGACGATTTTGAAGAACCCTGAAATATTTAAAGGCAAACGAGTCGGGATCATTATTACGGGAGGCAATGTTGATTTAGACAAGCTTCCCTGGATGGATAAATAA
- the bhcC gene encoding 3-hydroxy-D-aspartate aldolase BhcC, with translation MTTTNDLEVGYDVPALPGMAEADIQTPCLVVDLDALESNIRKMGQFAKEMGVRHRVHGKMHKSVDIALLQEHLGDSCGVCCQKVSEAEVFARGGIKDVLVSNQVRDPAKIDRLARLPKLGARTLCCVDDIDNVAELAAAVKKHNTEIECLVEIDCGAGRCGVSEGQPVVDIAKAIAATPGLKFAGIQAYQGAMQHMENFLERKEKIDIACAMVARTVDMLKEEGLECDIVGGGGTGSYYFEGNSGVFNELQCGSYAFMDADYQRIHDKDGQRISEFENSLFILTSVMSHTKADKAICDAGLKAQSVDSGLPYIYGRDDVEYIKCSDEHGVISDPSGALRVNEKLKLVPGHCDPTCNVHDYYVGVRDGKVETLWPVSARGKAY, from the coding sequence ATGACAACAACTAACGATTTAGAAGTGGGTTATGACGTTCCGGCATTGCCGGGGATGGCTGAAGCCGATATTCAAACCCCCTGTTTGGTGGTTGATCTAGACGCGCTAGAAAGTAATATTCGAAAAATGGGACAATTTGCTAAAGAGATGGGGGTTCGCCATCGAGTGCATGGCAAGATGCATAAATCTGTAGATATTGCCCTGTTACAAGAGCATTTAGGGGATAGCTGTGGTGTATGTTGTCAAAAGGTTTCAGAAGCAGAAGTGTTTGCCCGTGGGGGGATCAAAGATGTTTTGGTGTCAAACCAAGTGCGTGACCCAGCCAAAATTGACCGTTTAGCCCGCTTGCCAAAATTAGGAGCTCGTACCCTTTGCTGTGTTGATGATATAGACAATGTGGCTGAACTCGCCGCGGCCGTTAAAAAGCACAATACTGAAATTGAATGTTTAGTCGAAATAGACTGTGGCGCTGGTCGTTGTGGTGTCAGCGAAGGTCAACCCGTTGTCGATATAGCTAAGGCCATTGCCGCAACACCAGGGCTGAAATTTGCAGGAATTCAGGCTTATCAAGGCGCGATGCAGCATATGGAAAATTTCCTGGAACGCAAAGAAAAAATCGATATCGCCTGTGCCATGGTCGCACGTACGGTGGATATGTTAAAAGAGGAGGGTCTTGAGTGCGATATCGTTGGTGGTGGTGGCACAGGCTCCTACTACTTCGAAGGTAACTCTGGTGTGTTTAACGAACTACAGTGTGGCTCTTATGCATTTATGGATGCGGATTACCAACGGATCCATGATAAGGATGGCCAAAGAATTTCTGAATTCGAAAACTCGCTTTTCATATTAACTTCGGTCATGAGCCACACGAAAGCTGATAAGGCTATTTGTGATGCGGGACTTAAGGCACAGTCTGTGGACAGTGGCTTACCTTACATCTATGGCCGTGATGATGTGGAGTACATCAAATGTTCGGATGAACACGGTGTGATTTCAGACCCAAGCGGCGCGTTGAGAGTCAATGAAAAATTAAAGCTTGTTCCTGGCCACTGCGATCCAACCTGTAATGTACATGATTACTATGTAGGTGTTCGTGACGGTAAAGTGGAAACTCTGTGGCCTGTGTCAGCTCGCGGAAAGGCCTACTAA
- the bhcD gene encoding iminosuccinate reductase BhcD, with amino-acid sequence MSHSNQNNSKGITVVSEAVCQQVMGRADAFTAVENVFSAMARDTAYNFPVIREAIGHADALYGFKSGFDRVGMVLGLKSGGYWPGNIDKGLTNHQSTVILFDPDTGKLNALVGGNYLTAIRTAASSAVSIAHLARQDANVLGMVGAGHQSTFQLRAAVEQRNFKKVVAWNKEPEKLTNLAVICEELGLPFESVSREALCAQADVIITITSAFEALIDQSWIKPGTHIACMGTDTKGKQEVDAHLLARARVFTDELTQSTTIGEAQHAIAEELINEADIIPIGDVINGTKAGRTSDDEITLFDGTGVGLQDLAVASVAAELAEAKGQASYFNL; translated from the coding sequence ATGAGTCATTCAAATCAAAATAATAGTAAAGGCATAACTGTAGTATCTGAAGCTGTATGTCAGCAGGTAATGGGACGTGCGGATGCCTTCACCGCCGTAGAAAACGTATTTTCAGCCATGGCAAGAGATACCGCCTACAATTTCCCCGTGATCCGTGAAGCCATTGGTCATGCCGATGCCCTTTATGGCTTTAAGTCAGGCTTTGACCGCGTCGGCATGGTGTTAGGTTTAAAATCTGGCGGTTATTGGCCAGGCAATATCGATAAAGGGCTCACTAATCATCAATCCACAGTTATTTTATTCGATCCAGATACTGGAAAGCTCAACGCTCTTGTTGGTGGCAACTATTTAACCGCAATACGGACAGCAGCCTCATCTGCGGTGTCGATTGCTCACCTGGCTAGACAAGATGCAAACGTATTGGGCATGGTCGGTGCTGGACACCAATCAACATTTCAATTACGTGCAGCTGTTGAGCAGCGTAATTTTAAAAAAGTAGTGGCATGGAACAAGGAGCCAGAGAAACTGACTAATCTTGCCGTCATATGTGAAGAGCTAGGGCTCCCCTTTGAGTCTGTAAGCCGTGAAGCGCTTTGCGCCCAAGCTGACGTGATTATTACCATAACGTCGGCATTTGAAGCTTTAATCGACCAAAGTTGGATTAAGCCAGGAACCCATATTGCCTGTATGGGAACAGACACCAAAGGAAAACAGGAAGTTGATGCACACCTCCTCGCAAGAGCGAGAGTTTTTACCGATGAGTTAACACAATCGACCACCATTGGTGAGGCCCAACACGCGATAGCTGAGGAGCTAATTAACGAAGCTGACATCATTCCAATTGGTGATGTCATCAATGGCACTAAAGCGGGTCGAACCTCTGATGATGAAATTACCTTATTCGATGGTACTGGTGTGGGGTTACAAGATTTAGCCGTTGCCTCGGTTGCAGCTGAATTGGCCGAAGCCAAGGGGCAAGCAAGCTATTTTAATCTATAA
- a CDS encoding IS4 family transposase, whose amino-acid sequence MQVSQAFDMINQLKPHQVETLADLLPLELIEEAYSLTETVTIRKRKLTLESMAWLIIGMAIYNDKSMAHIINMLDIVDREGKPFVAPSALTQRRKNLGEAAMKALFECTQAHWNREALHPNWNGLTLLGVDGVVWRAEDTPDNAEAFSRQKETQYPQVRMVCQMELSSHLITASAFDDYAVNEMILAEKLIDSTPDHSLTLFDRGFYSLGLLYQWQSTGNERHWLIPLKKNVQYEVLRSLGRNDKIVQLKSNPHARKRWPELPYELEVRLISRKINGKEYSVLTSMIDPMRYPVADIADLYVHRWEIELGYREQKQYMLGNRLTLRSRLPELVKQELWGILLTYNLVRYQMVKMCHQLKGDYLPYQLSFNGSLAHILRLLVGLPYSTPGAIPRQLKYFYEMAESLILEPRRTRSFPRTVKRRPQKYARNKKCQ is encoded by the coding sequence ATGCAAGTTTCCCAAGCTTTTGACATGATCAACCAACTCAAGCCCCATCAAGTTGAAACCCTCGCAGATTTACTCCCTCTGGAGTTGATAGAGGAAGCGTATTCATTAACTGAAACAGTCACGATTAGAAAACGTAAATTAACACTAGAGTCAATGGCTTGGCTTATTATTGGAATGGCTATCTATAATGATAAGTCGATGGCTCACATCATTAACATGCTCGATATCGTTGATAGAGAGGGCAAGCCATTTGTTGCTCCGAGCGCATTAACTCAACGACGAAAAAATCTCGGTGAAGCGGCAATGAAAGCTCTGTTTGAGTGCACTCAAGCTCACTGGAATCGTGAAGCTCTACATCCAAACTGGAATGGACTGACGTTACTGGGAGTCGATGGTGTAGTCTGGCGGGCGGAAGATACTCCCGATAATGCAGAAGCCTTTTCTCGACAAAAAGAGACTCAATATCCTCAAGTTCGTATGGTCTGCCAAATGGAATTGAGTAGCCATCTTATTACCGCCAGTGCTTTCGATGATTACGCCGTTAATGAGATGATTTTGGCCGAAAAGCTTATCGACTCCACACCGGATCATAGTCTGACATTGTTTGATCGAGGCTTTTATTCTCTAGGGCTACTTTATCAGTGGCAATCCACAGGTAACGAGCGACACTGGCTAATTCCGTTGAAAAAAAATGTCCAATATGAAGTGCTCCGCAGCTTGGGGCGCAACGATAAAATCGTTCAATTAAAAAGTAATCCACATGCCAGAAAACGATGGCCTGAGCTGCCTTATGAGCTGGAAGTTCGGCTGATAAGTCGAAAGATTAATGGCAAGGAATACTCGGTTTTGACATCAATGATAGATCCCATGCGTTATCCCGTTGCAGACATAGCTGACTTATACGTGCATCGATGGGAAATAGAATTAGGTTATCGAGAGCAAAAACAATACATGCTAGGTAATCGTTTAACGTTGAGAAGTCGACTGCCAGAGCTTGTAAAACAGGAGTTGTGGGGGATCTTACTCACCTACAATCTAGTGCGTTATCAGATGGTGAAAATGTGTCATCAACTCAAAGGGGATTATCTCCCTTATCAGTTGAGTTTTAATGGTTCTTTGGCTCATATTTTGAGGCTATTAGTGGGTTTGCCCTACTCGACACCAGGTGCAATTCCTCGTCAGCTTAAATATTTCTATGAAATGGCTGAAAGCCTGATTTTAGAGCCCCGACGAACTCGGTCTTTTCCTAGAACGGTCAAGCGCAGACCACAGAAATATGCCAGAAATAAAAAATGCCAGTAA
- a CDS encoding YtoQ family protein — protein sequence MKLNVYLSGEIHTDWRVQIIQGCQDADLNIEFSSAITDHEESDSAGDMLGDGQLDEKQGFWRDHKSAKVNAIRTKTLIAACDIAIIRFGDKYKQWNAAFDAGYCAALNKPYITLHSSDIIHPLKEVDAAAHAWATSVDQVVASLKYLCK from the coding sequence ATGAAATTAAATGTGTATCTTTCCGGTGAAATACATACGGATTGGAGAGTTCAGATCATTCAAGGCTGTCAAGATGCCGATTTAAATATCGAGTTTTCTTCGGCAATCACAGATCATGAGGAAAGTGACAGTGCCGGAGATATGCTTGGTGACGGTCAGCTTGATGAGAAGCAAGGATTTTGGCGAGATCATAAATCAGCAAAGGTAAACGCAATAAGAACGAAAACATTAATAGCCGCATGCGATATCGCCATTATACGCTTTGGTGATAAATACAAGCAGTGGAATGCCGCCTTTGATGCAGGCTACTGCGCCGCCCTTAACAAACCTTATATCACGTTACACAGTTCAGATATTATTCACCCTCTTAAAGAGGTTGATGCTGCTGCCCATGCATGGGCTACCAGTGTTGACCAAGTTGTGGCAAGCCTGAAATACCTTTGTAAGTAG
- a CDS encoding urea transporter → MTSPISPLISLVLGLLRGFSQIMLQKSALTGLLFVIGVGVNSLAMMLGGIIATLSSLITAKLCRYDKELISNGIYGYNAALVGIAVFYFLPISPLSLILLVCASVLSTILMHYLLIRIPGACVFTTPFIISTWLVLFLIDMAGISASPAPLSSQATADFYSLTRGVGQVMFQGYWLSGVIFIIGLIFYSYQAAIWAIIGSGLGMLTARAVGFSEANLVMGGYGFNASLVAIALAVRYPSTLIPAVFGIMLSVVLTGIFEAFMLPALTAPFVLATWLVIGMTERTSSH, encoded by the coding sequence TTGACGTCCCCTATTTCCCCCCTTATTTCCCTTGTTCTAGGTTTACTGCGTGGTTTTTCTCAGATCATGCTTCAAAAGAGTGCACTAACTGGCCTCTTGTTTGTGATCGGTGTTGGCGTTAACTCTTTGGCTATGATGTTAGGGGGTATAATTGCGACATTATCTAGCTTAATCACAGCGAAACTCTGTCGATATGACAAAGAACTTATCAGCAATGGCATCTATGGCTACAATGCTGCGCTAGTTGGAATCGCAGTGTTTTACTTTTTACCCATCAGTCCGCTTTCGCTAATTCTTCTTGTATGTGCAAGTGTCCTATCCACTATCTTAATGCACTATTTGCTTATACGAATACCGGGGGCTTGTGTTTTTACCACGCCTTTTATCATCTCTACTTGGTTAGTCTTATTCCTGATTGATATGGCCGGAATAAGCGCATCGCCGGCGCCCTTATCATCCCAAGCTACCGCAGACTTTTACTCGCTGACGCGAGGCGTAGGTCAGGTCATGTTTCAGGGGTATTGGCTGTCGGGAGTCATATTTATTATCGGGCTAATATTTTATTCATACCAAGCCGCGATATGGGCAATAATAGGATCTGGGTTAGGAATGCTAACTGCGCGAGCTGTAGGGTTTTCTGAAGCTAATCTGGTAATGGGAGGTTATGGGTTCAACGCGAGTCTGGTTGCAATCGCACTCGCTGTACGCTATCCAAGCACACTCATACCAGCAGTCTTTGGCATCATGCTATCTGTGGTACTCACTGGGATTTTCGAGGCGTTTATGCTGCCAGCATTAACCGCCCCTTTTGTACTTGCTACTTGGCTAGTCATTGGTATGACAGAAAGAACATCATCTCACTGA
- a CDS encoding TetR/AcrR family transcriptional regulator — protein MAKVKASEGNIRQKNKAVIFDAAKKEFVTYGFKGASIKRIAERANIARANIHYYFEDKTDLYRQLLSNIIEVWNRDYDTLSVDKGPKQALSTYIRAKVMHSKDDPDSSRIFASELIHGAPVLNDYLYGDFKDWLQSQVSVIDTWIEQGLMDKVNSHHLLFLIWSSTQHYADFNVQVVAALNKQTMSDDDFEDVVTFLTQLILKGCGIQ, from the coding sequence GTGGCAAAGGTTAAAGCCTCGGAAGGCAATATTCGGCAAAAGAATAAGGCTGTCATCTTCGATGCAGCAAAGAAAGAGTTTGTCACTTATGGTTTTAAAGGTGCTTCCATTAAGCGAATTGCCGAGCGAGCAAATATTGCACGCGCGAATATCCATTACTACTTTGAAGATAAAACTGACCTATATCGGCAATTGCTCAGCAATATTATAGAAGTGTGGAACAGAGACTACGATACATTAAGTGTTGATAAAGGGCCAAAACAAGCGCTTAGCACTTATATCAGGGCCAAAGTCATGCACTCTAAGGACGACCCAGATTCTTCGAGAATCTTCGCTAGTGAGTTGATCCATGGTGCGCCAGTGTTGAACGATTACCTTTATGGCGACTTTAAAGACTGGTTACAGAGCCAAGTGAGTGTGATTGATACTTGGATTGAACAAGGCTTGATGGACAAGGTCAATTCACATCATCTGTTGTTCTTAATTTGGAGTTCCACTCAACATTACGCGGATTTTAATGTGCAAGTCGTGGCGGCCTTAAATAAACAAACAATGAGCGATGATGATTTTGAAGATGTGGTGACTTTTTTGACTCAATTAATTCTAAAGGGCTGTGGAATTCAGTGA